The following proteins are encoded in a genomic region of Salvelinus sp. IW2-2015 unplaced genomic scaffold, ASM291031v2 Un_scaffold16574, whole genome shotgun sequence:
- the cldn10d gene encoding claudin-10 codes for MKHRTVMMYMEIGCFVSCLAGWILVSSTLAIEYWTWSEVGSVVLTTGNYFSNLWKDCVSDSTGVSDCKEYPSMLGLPAFLHSVRALSICSVILGFFAGVLTLIGMKCTKIGGSELANARVTFAGGITYLASGFAGLIVYSWWGNKVRSEFVDPNFKAQKFEIGAAVFIGWGGSILLITGGFVLSFFSGKEGLRSTSKKRPRRPNSYATARTRRTYMMPNSSSVTPMPQLVQGSRGGRKIRTTRTTGTFSRDDFV; via the exons ATGAAGCACAGGACGGTGATGATGTACATGGAGATAGGCTGCTTTGTGTCGTGTCTGGCTGGCTGGATTCTGGTGAGCTCCACCCTGGCTATAGAGTACTGGACCTGGTCTGAAGTGGGCAGCGTGGTGCTCACCACCGGCAACTACTTCTCTAACCTCTGGAAGGACTGTGTCTCAGACTCCACGGGCGTGTCCGACTGCAAAGAGTACCCCTCCATGCTGGGACTACCAG CGTTCCTTCACTCAGTAAGGGCTCTGTCCATCTGTTCTGTCATCCTCGGGTTCTTCGCTGGAGTCCTCACACTGATAGGGATGAAGTGCACCAAGATTGGAGGGTCAGAGCTCGCCAACGCACGGGTCACCTTCGCCGGGGGAATCACCTATCTGGCGTCTG GATTTGCTGGCCTGATCGTGTACTCCTGGTGGGGTAACAAAGTAAGATCAGAGTTTGTGGATCCCAATTTCAAGGCACAGAA ATTTGAAATCGGAGCAGCGGTTTTTATTGGCTGGGGAGGCTCGATCTTGCTCATCACCGGTGGTTTCGTACTCAGCTTCTTCTCTGGAAAGGAGGGCCTACGCTCAAC ATCAAAGAAAAGGCCCCGCAGACCTAACTCCTATGCCACAGCTCGGACCAGACGCACATACATGATGCCAAACTCTTCCAGTGTGACTCCAATGCCACAATTGGTCCAAGGGAGCAGAGGTGGCAGAAAGATCAGGACAACAAGGACCACTGGGACGTTTAGCAGGGACGATTTTGTTTGA
- the LOC111953645 gene encoding claudin-10, which yields MKIRVMQIWGFLMTVLGWIFVACTMAMEGWKXTSIGGMGGSAXIKVAWYWSNLWKACFTDSTSVTNCQDFPVLWSVDNHIQIVRGLLMGALSVGMLGFVLSLIGMECTFLGGKDKAKHRKLFTGGVCHIISGFLAASGYAVYAKYVSGEYFNPYFDGLKFDLGTPLFLGWVGSAFHMTGGWFYLASVCKLLCEDESKTLVIPELPEVEIDQAKSTTXQSPVSQITSKIKVSSASKISSKSARSDVSAISSRSGQSGRASNSERSGRSSNSGQSSKFGGGSLTSGRPSRSRSHGSVHSEVSSGSSSTVSSLSSGSRRSEREPFIKNSYL from the exons ATGAAAATCCGCGTGATGCAGATCTGGGGCTTCCTGATGACAGTGCTGGGCTGGATCTTTGTGGCATGCACCATGGCCATGGAGGGCTGGAAGRTCACGTCYATCGGGGGCATGGGYGGCTCGGCTRTCATCAAGGTGGCCTGGTACTGGTCTAACCTGTGGAAGGCCTGCTTCACCGACTCCACTTCTGTCACCAACTGCCAAGACTTCCCTGTGCTCTGGTCCGTGGACA ACCACATCCAGATTGTGAGGGGCCTGCTGATGGGTGCTCTGTCTGTGGGGATGCTGGGGTTCGTACTCAGTCTCATTGGGATGGAGTGCACCTTCCTCGGGGGCAAGGACAAGGCGAAGCACAGGAAGCTCTTCACTGGAGGAGTCTGTCACATCATCAGTG GCTTTCTGGCTGCGTCGGGATATGCTGTCTACGCAAAATACGTCTCCGGGGAATACTTCAACCCCTATTTTGACGGATTAAA gtTTGACCTGGGGACTCCTCTGTTTCTTGGCTGGGTGGGATCAGCTTTCCATATGACAGGGGGTTGGTTCTACTTGGCCTCTGTGTGCAAACTGCTCTGTGAGGACGAGAG CAAAACTCTAGTCATCCCTGAACTTCCCGAGGTTGAGATCGACCAGGCCAAGTCCACCACARTACAGTCCCCAGTATCCCAGATCACCTCAAAGATCAAGGTTTCATCTGCATCTAAGATTTCTTCAAAATCTGCACGCTCAGATGTGTCTGCCATCTCCTCAAGGTCTGGTCAGTCCGGTCGCGCGTCCAATTCAGAGCGGTCTGGACGGTCCTCGAACTCCGGGCAGTCCTCGAAATTTGGCGGTGGGTCTTTGACGTCTGGTCGTCCATCGAGGTCGAGGTCTCATGGGTCAGTGCACTCTGAGGTGAGCAGCGGCAGCAGTAGTACAGTGTCCTCTTTATCCAGTGGGTcaaggaggagcgagagagaaccGTTTATCAAAAACTCCTACTTATGA